ACCGGTACTCACAGGCCTTCGGGCCCGGCATCGCCGAGGGCGTGCGGGTGAAGAAGGGCCAGCACCTTGCCTACGTGGGCGACAGCGGAAACGCCGAGGCGAGCGTGCCGCAGTGCCACTTCGAGATCCGGATGCCCAACGCCCGCTGGTACAACGCGGCTGCGGTCAACGCCACGTACTCCCTCGACCGGGCCGAGGCCGCCCGCGAGGGGCCCCAGGTGCCGCCCGAGACCTTCAAGCCCTGGTCCTCGGCCGACCCCCTGATCCGCCGTCAGTACAGCGATCTCCTGGGGCGCACAGCCACCGCAGCCAACCTCAGCTACTGGGGCGGCTTGCTCAACTCGGGCAAGCGCTCGCCGCAGTCGATGATGGCGTACTTCGCCGAGTCCCAGGAGTGCGACGACAAGACCCACGCAGTCGCCCGCCTCTACCAGGCGTTCTTCCTCCGCCGCCCGGACTACGACGGCTTCGAATACTGGATCGGTCGGCGGCGGGGCGGCTATCCCATCACGGCCATCGCCGACGCCTTCGCTCGGTCCCCCGAGTTCGTGAACCGCTACGGCCGGCTCTCCAACGAGCAGTTCGTCGACCGGATCTACCAAAACGTGCTGGGCCGGTCGGCCGACCCATCCGGGAAGCGGTTCTGGACCCAGAAGCTCGACGGCGGCCGTTCCCGCGGCACCGTCATGGTGCAGTTCAGCGACTCGCCCGAGAACCGCGAGAAGCAGCGGTGGCTGATGCACGTCATCGTCGCTTACGGCTGCATGCTCAAGCGGATGCCTTCGGACGACGAGATCGACATCTGGGTGAGCCGACTCCAGTCCGGCCAGAACACGGTGCAGGACATGCTCGCCATCATCCGAGTCAGCGACGAGTACGCCTTCGTCGTCTTCGTCACCAGCTGAGCTCGGCCTACCCCCGGCGAGGACCAAGTTCATCGT
Above is a window of Iamia majanohamensis DNA encoding:
- a CDS encoding DUF4214 domain-containing protein, producing MEGTADLPEGRDYGFLPPRPAGEVHVRPMMFPVLGRVRWSDTYLAPRGGGRRHEGQDLIAAKMQKLLACVNGVIVELRHRSSGNSLYLRGDDGWYYCYLHINNDTPGTDDGANRYSQAFGPGIAEGVRVKKGQHLAYVGDSGNAEASVPQCHFEIRMPNARWYNAAAVNATYSLDRAEAAREGPQVPPETFKPWSSADPLIRRQYSDLLGRTATAANLSYWGGLLNSGKRSPQSMMAYFAESQECDDKTHAVARLYQAFFLRRPDYDGFEYWIGRRRGGYPITAIADAFARSPEFVNRYGRLSNEQFVDRIYQNVLGRSADPSGKRFWTQKLDGGRSRGTVMVQFSDSPENREKQRWLMHVIVAYGCMLKRMPSDDEIDIWVSRLQSGQNTVQDMLAIIRVSDEYAFVVFVTS